One genomic window of Xanthobacter dioxanivorans includes the following:
- a CDS encoding bifunctional aminoglycoside phosphotransferase/ATP-binding protein, translating into MTAPPDPSRTPADHVVADQSAVFAFLADPATHGLSEPVTRIDTHGAAVFLAGPFAYKVKRAVFFPFMDFSTLEKRRAACAAEVEISGAGAPGLYLGVVPIVRTATGLALGGNGEAVEHAVKMRRFDTTLTLDKVAERDELAPDLVKALAAAVVAAHAAAPVLRGFDTASRLASYLADNTKEFAARPELFPPEDVARLARLSEDALARLTPLLKARSDAGFVRRCHGDMHLRNIVLLDGRPVLFDAIEFNDDIATCDVLYDLAFLLMDLWQEGLTKQANAVFNRYLWASDDAQIEGLKALPVFLSLRAAIRSKVEAAGFSHLAGEKRAQAEWRVRAEFAQALRFADVEAPPSKTVASISGTATWSIAGPRRPTLCAVGGLSGSGKSTWAANMAASFGLAPGAVIVRSDIERKRLFGVGETDRLPSAAYTPEAGERVYERLRTLARRVLATGYSVIVDAVHARPHERDAIEKVAQAAGARFYGWWLDAPEEELVRRVDARTGDASDADAAVVRHQLAYDLGDVRWHRTEFIDLARR; encoded by the coding sequence ATGACCGCGCCCCCTGACCCGAGCCGGACGCCCGCCGACCATGTGGTGGCGGACCAGAGCGCCGTCTTCGCCTTCCTCGCCGACCCCGCCACCCATGGGCTTTCCGAGCCCGTGACGCGCATCGACACCCACGGCGCCGCGGTCTTCCTCGCCGGGCCCTTCGCCTACAAGGTGAAGCGGGCGGTCTTCTTCCCGTTCATGGACTTCTCCACGCTGGAGAAGCGCCGCGCCGCCTGCGCCGCCGAGGTGGAGATCTCCGGGGCCGGGGCGCCGGGCCTCTATCTCGGCGTCGTGCCCATCGTGCGCACCGCCACCGGCCTCGCCCTGGGCGGGAACGGCGAGGCGGTGGAGCATGCGGTGAAGATGCGTCGCTTCGACACCACCCTCACCCTCGACAAGGTGGCGGAGCGCGACGAGCTTGCGCCCGACCTCGTCAAGGCGCTGGCGGCAGCCGTGGTCGCCGCCCATGCCGCCGCCCCGGTGCTACGCGGCTTCGACACCGCCTCCCGGCTCGCCTCCTATCTCGCCGACAACACCAAGGAATTTGCCGCCCGGCCGGAGCTGTTCCCGCCGGAGGACGTGGCCCGGCTGGCGCGGCTGTCGGAAGACGCGCTGGCGCGCCTCACGCCCCTGCTGAAGGCGCGCAGCGACGCCGGCTTCGTCCGCCGCTGCCACGGCGACATGCACCTGCGCAACATCGTGCTGCTGGACGGCAGGCCGGTGCTGTTCGACGCCATCGAGTTCAACGACGACATCGCCACCTGCGACGTGCTCTACGACCTCGCCTTCCTGCTGATGGACCTGTGGCAGGAGGGCCTGACGAAACAGGCCAACGCGGTCTTCAACCGCTACCTGTGGGCGAGCGACGACGCGCAGATCGAGGGGCTCAAGGCCCTGCCCGTGTTCCTCAGCCTGCGCGCCGCCATCCGGTCGAAGGTGGAAGCGGCGGGGTTTTCGCATCTTGCGGGGGAGAAGCGGGCGCAGGCGGAGTGGCGGGTGCGGGCGGAGTTCGCGCAGGCGCTGCGCTTTGCTGATGTGGAGGCGCCCCCCAGCAAGACCGTGGCATCCATCTCCGGAACCGCCACCTGGTCGATCGCAGGCCCCCGCCGTCCGACGCTCTGCGCGGTGGGCGGCCTGTCCGGCAGCGGCAAAAGCACCTGGGCCGCGAACATGGCGGCTTCGTTCGGGCTCGCGCCCGGCGCCGTGATCGTGCGCTCGGACATCGAGCGCAAGCGCCTGTTCGGCGTGGGCGAGACCGACAGGCTGCCGTCCGCGGCCTACACCCCAGAAGCCGGAGAGCGGGTCTATGAGCGCCTGCGGACGCTGGCGCGCCGGGTGCTCGCCACCGGCTACAGCGTGATCGTCGACGCGGTCCATGCCCGGCCGCACGAGCGCGACGCGATCGAAAAGGTGGCCCAGGCGGCAGGGGCGCGATTCTACGGCTGGTGGCTGGACGCGCCGGAGGAGGAACTGGTCCGGCGCGTCGACGCCCGCACGGGCGACGCCTCCGATGCCGACGCCGCCGTGGTGCGGCACCAGCTCGCCTATGATCTCGGCGATGTCCGGTGGCACAGGACGGAGTTCATCGACCTTGCGCGGCGTTGA
- a CDS encoding NAD(P)-dependent alcohol dehydrogenase, with the protein MKAAIFVEKGRIVLDEKPIPEVGPLDALIRITTTTICGTDVHILKAEYPVEKGLTIGHEPVGIIEKLGSAVEGFTEGQRVIAGAITPSGYSNACLCGCASQDGPRMKHGFKPMGGWRFGNTIDGAQAEYLIVPDAMTNLCHVPEALSDEQVLMCPDIMSTGFAGAESGKVKIGDTVAIFAQGPIGLCATAGAKLMGATRIIAVDRVGERLNVARAMGADEVVDFSKVDPVDEILRLTDGRGVDVAIEALGRQETFEAALRVLRPGGTLSSLGVYSSDLRIPLDAFSAGLGDNAIVTSLCPGGKERMRRLMSVVASGRVDARALVTHRFKLDDIEAAYDLFANQRDGVLKVAITP; encoded by the coding sequence ATGAAGGCCGCCATCTTCGTGGAGAAGGGCCGCATCGTCCTCGACGAGAAGCCCATCCCGGAGGTGGGCCCCCTCGACGCCCTCATCCGCATCACCACCACCACCATCTGCGGCACCGACGTACACATCCTCAAGGCCGAGTATCCGGTCGAGAAGGGGCTCACCATCGGCCACGAGCCGGTGGGCATCATCGAGAAGCTGGGATCGGCGGTGGAAGGCTTCACCGAGGGCCAGCGGGTGATCGCCGGCGCCATCACGCCGTCGGGCTATTCCAACGCCTGCCTGTGCGGCTGCGCCTCCCAGGACGGGCCGCGCATGAAGCACGGCTTCAAGCCCATGGGCGGCTGGCGCTTCGGCAACACCATCGACGGGGCGCAGGCGGAATACCTCATCGTCCCCGATGCCATGACCAACCTTTGCCATGTGCCCGAAGCGCTCTCCGACGAGCAGGTGCTCATGTGCCCGGACATCATGTCCACCGGATTTGCCGGCGCCGAGAGCGGCAAGGTGAAGATCGGCGACACGGTGGCCATCTTCGCCCAGGGGCCCATCGGCCTGTGCGCCACGGCCGGCGCGAAGCTCATGGGCGCGACGCGGATCATCGCCGTGGACCGGGTGGGCGAGCGCCTCAACGTCGCCCGCGCCATGGGGGCGGACGAGGTGGTGGACTTCTCCAAGGTCGATCCGGTGGACGAGATCCTGCGCCTCACCGACGGGCGGGGCGTGGACGTGGCCATCGAGGCACTGGGTCGGCAGGAGACCTTCGAGGCGGCGCTGCGGGTGCTGCGGCCCGGCGGCACCCTGTCCTCGCTGGGCGTCTATTCCAGCGACCTCAGGATCCCGCTCGACGCCTTCTCGGCCGGGCTCGGCGACAATGCCATCGTCACTTCGCTGTGCCCCGGCGGCAAGGAGCGCATGCGACGGCTGATGAGCGTGGTGGCCTCGGGCCGGGTGGATGCCCGCGCTCTTGTCACCCATCGCTTCAAGCTGGACGACATTGAGGCCGCCTACGACCTCTTCGCCAACCAGCGCGACGGCGTTCTCAAGGTGGCCATCACGCCCTAA
- a CDS encoding efflux RND transporter periplasmic adaptor subunit encodes MADVMPRTPIAHPAASQRRFVPALACCAALLLAGCGEKQEAQAPEPRPVRTVLASSRAASDAVTLTGVVEAQNEATYGFRIGGRIIERLVNVGDRVVPGQVMARLDPQDEQNGIRSAQAALSAANANLAQTRNQYERQRQLLARGFTPRAQYEQAEQAFLNARSQVEDAEARLQMAQDRLGFTDLKADSAGVVTQRRAEPGEVVQAGQPVVEVARQDGRDAVFDVPAQLLAGLPADPEVEVSLSSDPSARATGRVREVAPQADPVTRTFRVRVGLANPPEALRLGTTVTGRVVVDSGPVIEIPASALTRLNDKPAVWVVDPKAQTVSLRNVEVLRFSPASVSVAEGLKPSEIVVTAGVQALHPGQKVRLLGTQL; translated from the coding sequence GTGGCCGATGTGATGCCCCGCACGCCGATCGCCCATCCTGCAGCGTCGCAGCGCCGGTTCGTGCCGGCGCTCGCCTGCTGCGCCGCCCTTCTTCTGGCGGGATGCGGCGAGAAGCAGGAGGCTCAGGCGCCAGAGCCGCGCCCGGTCCGCACCGTCCTCGCCTCCAGCCGGGCGGCGAGCGATGCGGTGACGCTCACCGGCGTGGTGGAAGCGCAGAACGAGGCCACCTACGGCTTCCGCATCGGCGGCCGCATCATCGAGCGCCTGGTGAACGTGGGCGACCGGGTGGTGCCCGGCCAGGTCATGGCGCGCCTCGATCCGCAGGACGAGCAGAACGGCATCCGATCGGCCCAGGCGGCGCTTTCCGCCGCCAACGCCAACCTCGCCCAGACGCGCAACCAGTATGAGCGCCAGCGCCAGCTGCTGGCGCGGGGCTTCACGCCGCGCGCGCAGTACGAGCAGGCGGAGCAGGCCTTCCTCAACGCCCGCTCCCAGGTGGAGGACGCCGAGGCGCGCCTGCAGATGGCGCAGGACCGGCTGGGCTTCACCGATCTGAAGGCGGATTCCGCCGGCGTGGTCACCCAGCGGCGCGCCGAGCCCGGCGAGGTGGTGCAGGCGGGCCAGCCGGTAGTGGAGGTGGCGCGGCAAGACGGGCGCGACGCCGTGTTCGATGTCCCCGCCCAGCTCCTCGCCGGCCTGCCGGCCGATCCCGAGGTGGAGGTGAGCCTGTCGAGCGACCCGTCGGCCAGGGCCACCGGCCGCGTGCGCGAGGTGGCGCCGCAGGCCGATCCGGTGACCCGCACCTTCCGGGTGCGGGTGGGCCTCGCCAATCCGCCGGAGGCCCTGCGCCTCGGCACCACCGTGACAGGCCGCGTGGTGGTGGATTCCGGCCCGGTGATCGAGATTCCGGCGAGCGCGCTCACGCGGCTCAACGACAAGCCGGCGGTGTGGGTGGTGGACCCGAAGGCGCAGACGGTGTCGCTGCGCAACGTCGAGGTGCTGCGCTTCTCGCCCGCCTCGGTGAGCGTGGCCGAGGGGCTGAAGCCCTCGGAGATCGTGGTGACGGCCGGCGTGCAGGCGCTGCATCCGGGGCAGAAGGTCCGCCTTCTGGGAACGCAGCTGTGA